The following proteins are co-located in the Fimbriiglobus ruber genome:
- a CDS encoding dihydrodipicolinate synthase family protein, whose translation MNLTDSVNPLALLRPGRPIAGISAILLPFTESGEIDWPGFTAHVERTARAGLVPAVNMDTGYGNLLSPNQRAAVLDATRSTLGNRPFVAGASVTDRAGASFDRDGYIRSIAAIVSRGGTPVVVQSFGLTGLPDGELIRAYETLGEHCDGFIGFELGTMFAPFGKIYGAAVYRDLLGVRKCLGAKHSSLKRDLEWQRLRIRDEVRPDFKVYTGNDLAIDMVMYGSDYLLGLSTFAPDLFAERDRMWAAGDPGFYELNDRLQYLGFFAFRNPVPAYKHSAAMLLKLRGWIGCDATHPASPTRPDSDLAILREWLDGVSTRG comes from the coding sequence ATGAACCTTACAGATTCCGTCAATCCACTCGCCTTACTCCGCCCCGGCCGCCCGATCGCGGGCATCTCCGCCATCTTACTCCCCTTCACCGAATCGGGCGAAATCGACTGGCCCGGGTTCACCGCCCACGTCGAGCGCACGGCCCGGGCCGGCCTCGTACCCGCGGTGAACATGGACACGGGCTACGGGAACTTGCTGAGTCCCAACCAGCGGGCCGCGGTTCTCGACGCCACCCGCTCGACGCTGGGCAACCGGCCGTTCGTCGCCGGCGCCTCCGTCACGGACCGCGCGGGCGCGTCTTTCGACCGCGACGGCTATATCCGTTCGATCGCGGCAATCGTGTCGCGGGGCGGAACGCCGGTCGTCGTGCAATCGTTCGGTCTCACTGGCTTGCCGGACGGCGAACTGATCCGAGCCTACGAAACTCTCGGTGAACACTGCGACGGCTTCATCGGGTTCGAGCTCGGCACGATGTTCGCGCCGTTCGGGAAGATCTACGGTGCGGCCGTCTACCGCGACCTCCTCGGCGTTCGCAAGTGCCTAGGGGCGAAGCACTCGTCGCTGAAGCGCGACCTGGAGTGGCAGCGGCTCCGCATCCGCGACGAAGTCCGGCCGGACTTCAAAGTCTATACCGGAAACGACCTGGCAATTGATATGGTGATGTACGGGAGCGATTACCTGCTCGGCCTGAGTACGTTCGCCCCGGATCTGTTCGCGGAGCGCGACCGGATGTGGGCGGCCGGCGACCCGGGCTTCTACGAGTTAAACGACCGCCTGCAATACCTCGGCTTCTTCGCGTTCCGCAACCCGGTCCCGGCGTACAAACATTCGGCGGCGATGCTGCTGAAACTGCGCGGGTGGATCGGCTGCGACGCCACCCATCCTGCCAGTCCGACGCGGCCGGATTCCGACCTG
- a CDS encoding NAD-dependent succinate-semialdehyde dehydrogenase, with product MSASTATSAPYRQMYINGQWCDSSSGKRLDVINPATEEVIAQVAFGGREDCKKAIDAAAKAMPAWMRLTAYDRAKVLKKTADLMRERADSLARTLTTEQGKPVPEAKAEVLHSADTFEWFSEEGKRAYGQVIPNSAPGKRHLTIKHPVGVVGAIGPWNFPITLQARKIAPALAAGCTIVCKPASQTPLSLIGVFECLVEAGLPAGVANCVIGSASEIADEFMKNSAVRKISFTGSTEVGKQLMRAAADQVKRLSLELGGHAPFIVFPDADPEIVAKAAVLGKFRNNGQVCISPSRFFVHKDVEKRFTEVAVEEAKKLKLGNGLDEGVIVGPMFEKKAMDSTLSLIEDATRKGAACLTGGKRSTRFERGYFFEPTILNKLPHDAKVLTDEPFAPVMPILDFSKLDDVIAAANNTQYGLAAYVFTNDLSVAFKVAEGLEAGIIGVNDPVPATPQCPFGGMKESGMGRELGHEGLEAYLETKYVSIKLRD from the coding sequence ATGTCCGCTTCGACCGCTACTAGCGCCCCGTACCGGCAGATGTACATCAACGGCCAGTGGTGCGATTCGTCGTCCGGCAAGCGGTTGGACGTGATCAACCCGGCCACCGAAGAGGTCATCGCCCAGGTCGCGTTCGGGGGCCGGGAGGATTGCAAGAAGGCGATCGACGCGGCCGCCAAGGCGATGCCGGCGTGGATGCGGTTGACGGCCTACGACCGCGCCAAGGTACTCAAAAAGACCGCCGACCTGATGCGCGAGCGGGCCGACAGTCTCGCCCGCACGCTGACGACCGAGCAGGGAAAGCCGGTTCCGGAGGCGAAGGCCGAAGTGCTGCACTCGGCGGACACGTTCGAGTGGTTCTCGGAAGAGGGCAAGCGGGCCTACGGGCAGGTCATCCCCAACAGCGCGCCGGGCAAGCGGCACCTCACGATCAAGCACCCGGTCGGGGTGGTCGGGGCGATCGGCCCGTGGAACTTCCCGATCACCCTCCAGGCGCGGAAAATCGCGCCGGCGCTCGCGGCCGGATGCACCATCGTCTGCAAGCCGGCCAGCCAGACGCCGCTCTCGCTGATCGGCGTTTTCGAGTGCCTGGTTGAAGCGGGGCTGCCCGCGGGCGTGGCCAACTGCGTGATCGGATCGGCGTCCGAAATCGCCGACGAGTTCATGAAGAATTCGGCCGTCCGCAAAATCAGCTTTACGGGCTCGACCGAGGTGGGCAAACAGCTCATGCGGGCCGCGGCCGATCAGGTCAAGCGGCTCAGCCTCGAACTCGGCGGCCACGCCCCGTTCATCGTCTTCCCGGACGCCGACCCGGAAATCGTCGCCAAGGCGGCGGTCCTCGGGAAATTCCGCAACAACGGCCAAGTGTGCATCTCGCCGAGCCGCTTCTTCGTCCACAAGGACGTCGAAAAGCGGTTCACCGAGGTGGCCGTCGAGGAAGCCAAGAAACTCAAGCTCGGCAACGGACTCGATGAGGGCGTGATCGTCGGCCCGATGTTCGAGAAGAAGGCGATGGACAGCACGCTCAGTTTGATCGAGGACGCCACCCGGAAAGGGGCCGCCTGCCTCACCGGCGGCAAGCGGTCGACCCGGTTCGAGCGCGGGTACTTCTTCGAGCCGACCATCCTCAACAAACTGCCCCACGACGCCAAAGTGCTGACGGACGAGCCGTTCGCCCCGGTGATGCCAATCCTCGACTTCAGCAAACTCGACGACGTGATCGCGGCCGCGAACAACACGCAATACGGCCTCGCCGCCTACGTGTTCACCAACGACCTGTCGGTGGCGTTCAAGGTGGCGGAAGGGTTGGAAGCCGGGATCATCGGCGTGAACGACCCGGTCCCCGCCACCCCCCAATGCCCGTTCGGTGGGATGAAAGAGTCGGGCATGGGTCGCGAACTCGGCCACGAAGGGCTCGAAGCGTACCTCGAAACCAAGTACGTGAGCATCAAGCTTCGCGACTGA
- a CDS encoding BBP7 family outer membrane beta-barrel protein, which produces MFTRYLGAVAVSLGVAGVAVAQQPAATLLRPKPSSAQIQQTTYLNTQPGFQTAAAPPAAGAPGVPGVPGAAPAATAIPGAPATTATPGALPNGTMPSYVYGNTGILPGATTPGGCPTGACPVDVCAPACDCLCGPPGRVWVSGEWIYAKTSGQNIPALVTSAAPGTPRSGAGALGNPGTTVLFGGQTVNNDWRNGFRINAGMWLDQCQRFGISGDFFYLQPSSQSLIASSDGSQILTRPFTNALTGQQDAQLVSFPGVLSGSVAAQAQSSFLGGGINLLCNLCCDPCGRLDFFAGYRYLNLRDDVTIYENLTAQAGSNVPAGTQFMITDHFKTTNQFNGPNVGLAYEKRWSHWYIGVRGSVAIGDTHTTTQINGSTTITPPGGVAQTYPGGLLTQPSNIGSYSSDRFSVVPEVGIRLGCQVTDHMRMFVGYNYLYWSGVARAGDQIDTRVNTNQIAPAQALNGAALPAYTPKTTGFGMNSISLGVEFRF; this is translated from the coding sequence ATGTTCACCCGCTACCTGGGGGCCGTCGCGGTCAGTCTGGGAGTAGCAGGCGTGGCGGTTGCCCAGCAACCCGCGGCAACCCTGTTGCGACCGAAACCGTCGTCGGCGCAAATCCAACAAACCACTTATCTCAACACACAGCCTGGGTTTCAGACGGCCGCGGCGCCTCCGGCAGCCGGCGCCCCTGGCGTCCCCGGCGTCCCCGGCGCGGCACCTGCCGCAACGGCGATTCCGGGCGCACCCGCCACGACGGCGACCCCGGGTGCCCTGCCGAACGGCACGATGCCGTCATACGTTTACGGGAACACGGGTATCCTCCCCGGCGCGACCACGCCCGGCGGCTGCCCGACCGGGGCCTGCCCGGTCGACGTCTGTGCCCCAGCTTGTGACTGCCTTTGCGGCCCGCCCGGCCGCGTGTGGGTGTCCGGCGAATGGATTTACGCCAAGACATCCGGGCAAAATATCCCGGCGCTCGTCACTTCCGCCGCGCCGGGAACGCCCCGCTCCGGAGCTGGTGCCCTCGGGAACCCCGGGACGACGGTTTTGTTCGGCGGCCAGACCGTCAACAACGACTGGCGGAACGGGTTCCGGATCAACGCCGGGATGTGGCTCGACCAGTGCCAGCGGTTCGGCATCAGCGGCGACTTCTTCTACCTCCAGCCGAGTTCCCAAAGCCTGATCGCCTCGTCGGACGGGTCGCAAATCCTCACGCGCCCCTTCACGAACGCCCTGACCGGGCAGCAAGACGCCCAGCTGGTCTCATTCCCGGGCGTTCTGTCCGGTTCGGTCGCGGCGCAGGCCCAGTCGAGCTTCCTCGGTGGCGGGATTAACCTGCTCTGCAACCTCTGCTGCGACCCCTGCGGCCGGCTCGATTTCTTCGCCGGGTATCGGTACTTGAACCTGCGGGATGACGTAACGATCTACGAAAATCTGACCGCACAGGCCGGATCGAACGTGCCGGCCGGCACGCAGTTCATGATCACCGACCACTTCAAGACCACCAACCAGTTCAACGGGCCGAACGTCGGCCTGGCGTACGAGAAGCGGTGGAGCCACTGGTACATCGGGGTCCGCGGGTCGGTCGCGATAGGCGACACCCACACGACGACCCAGATCAACGGGTCGACCACGATCACCCCGCCGGGCGGGGTGGCCCAAACCTACCCGGGCGGGTTGCTGACGCAGCCGTCGAACATCGGTTCCTACTCGAGCGACCGCTTCTCGGTGGTCCCGGAAGTCGGCATCCGCCTCGGCTGCCAGGTCACGGATCACATGCGGATGTTCGTCGGGTACAACTACCTGTACTGGTCGGGCGTCGCCCGGGCGGGCGATCAGATCGACACGCGGGTGAACACGAACCAGATCGCCCCCGCCCAAGCGCTCAACGGGGCCGCCCTGCCGGCGTACACCCCGAAGACGACCGGGTTCGGGATGAACTCGATCAGCCTCGGGGTCGAATTCCGGTTCTAA